From Nicotiana tabacum cultivar K326 chromosome 20, ASM71507v2, whole genome shotgun sequence, one genomic window encodes:
- the LOC142174653 gene encoding uncharacterized protein LOC142174653 — MDEDYTLGKSKRKRSGVSYLHHFRVKVLYTVIDLEFQELNDRFDVVTTDLLLGMVSLNPVDSFANFDKDMTMKLAEYYPSEFSDNKLRELGFQLDSFIVYAQKCDSRFLNLKGIKDFARLMIVTKLDLTCPLIYLLVKLTLLIPVATTSVERAFSSMQAHQN; from the coding sequence atggATGAAGACTATACTCTAGGAAAGTCGAAGCGTAAGAGGTCCGGAGTTTCATATTTACATCACTTTCGTGTGAAAGTGCTTTATACGGTTATTGATTTGGAATTTCAAGAGCTTAATGATCGTTTTGATGTTGTGACTACTGACTTATTACTTGGTATGGTTAGTTTGAATCCGGTTGATTCATTTGCTAATTTTGATAAGGACATGACAATGAAGTTGGCAGAGTATTATCCAAGTGAATTTAGTGACAACAAACTTCGAGAACTCGGTTTCCAACTTGATAGTTTCATCGTCTATGCTCAAAAGTGTGATAGTAGATTTCTTAACCTGAAGGGGATTAAGGATTTTGCTAGACTGATGATAGTGACAAAATTGGATCTTACTTGTCCACTTATTTATTTGCTTGTGAAGTTGACTTTGCTTATACCCGTAGCTACCACAAGCGTGGAAAGAGCATTCTCATCAATGCAAGCACATCAAAATTGA
- the LOC142174651 gene encoding uncharacterized protein LOC142174651, with product MLDLKNQRQSIQSSFDKQSEKVKGDYRMRLNSSIDVAKFLLISGFPFRGHDESEESEYKGGFLELLKWHGDRHLDVGRVILRHAPQNDVMICPTIQKEIVEACAKETTKVIIEDLDGD from the coding sequence ATGCTAGATTTGAAAAATCAACGTCAATCGATTCAATCTTCTTTTGATAAGCAAAGTGAGAAAGTAAAAGGTGATTACCGGATGCGCTTAAATTCCTCAATTGATGTGGCGAAGTTTCTTTTAATTTCGGGATTTCCATTTCGTGGACACGATGAAAGTGAAGAATCTGAATATAAAGGTGGATTTCTTGAACTTTTGAAATGGCACGGGGATCGGCATCTGGATGTGGGAAGAGTAATATTACGCCATGCACCACAAAATGATGTGATGATTTGTCCAACAATTCAAAAAGAGATTGTGGAGGCTTGTGCTAAAGAAACAACTAAAGTTATCATTGAAGATTTGGATGGTGATTAA
- the LOC142174652 gene encoding uncharacterized protein LOC142174652, whose protein sequence is MALILRYVNKSGMVIERFLGIVHVDDTSSSSLQKAIYSLLLDHSLGRSKIRGQGYDGASNMQGKISDLKSLILQGTPSAYCIHCFAHQLQLALVALSKKHSDVDNLFYVVTNVLNTIGSSFKRMESLRQHQADKLEELLKFGEAYTGQGLNQERGLQRPGDTRWGSHFKTLDNLMVLFPSIVNVLKDMKRDCPYHLDRFATGNLLSQIQEFGFMFMFHLMFKVLLFTNELNKALQKKDHDIVNAMGMLDLAKKRLQMMRETE, encoded by the coding sequence ATGGCCTTAATTTTGCGATATGTCAACAAAAGTGGAATGGTAATAGAGCGATTCTTGGGTATTGTCCACGTGgatgatacttcttcctcatCATTACAAAAAGCAATTTATTCTTTGCTATTGGATCATTCATTAGGTAGATCCAAGATACGTGGACAGGGCTATGATGGAGCTAGTAATATGCAAGGAAAAATAAGTGATCTCAAGTCTTTAATTTTGCAAGGTACTCCCTCTGCATATTGTATTCACTGTTTTGCTCATCAATTGCAACTAGCACTTGTAGCTCTTTCTAAAAAGCATTCGGATGtggataatttattttatgttgttaCTAATGTTTTGAATACTATTGGATCTTCATTTAAGCGCATGGAGTCACTTCGACAACATCAAGCAGATAAGTTGGAAGAGTTGCTTAAATTTGGAGAAGCATACACGGGGCAAGGTTTGAATCAAGAACGTGGCCTCCAACGACCGGGTGATACTCGTTGGGGGTCTCATTTTAAAACTTTGGACAATTTGATGGTTTTATTTCCTTCAATTGTTAATGTGCTTAAAGATATGAAGCGTGACTGTCCATATCATCTTGATAGATTTGCAACGGGAAATCTTTTGAGCCAGATTCAAGAATTTGGATTTATGTTTATGTTTCACTTGATGTTTAAGGTGTTATTATTTACAAATGAATTGAACAAAGCTTTACAAAAGAAAGATCACGATATTGTTAATGCTATGGGAATGCTTGACCTTGCAAAGAAACGATTGCAAATGATGAGAGAAACTGAATGA